One Melospiza melodia melodia isolate bMelMel2 chromosome 1, bMelMel2.pri, whole genome shotgun sequence genomic window carries:
- the ZNF438 gene encoding zinc finger protein 438 isoform X3, translating to MVPKILTSGVVSCLQSSLPEPMTPISASGSKPLVVPAQNYAVMQVAAHKGTFSLLAVPCVAPALTQQVQQSAVAPSENLKLPIPRYQSVRNKLLSDKKLTQISGLSARNKILTKALISSQTSPMTALHEDCPEAHCSSESAEQGMVADCDSAEIGVAALMNKSNCVESRSLLMNKAKIASNNISGPSVVEDSPSKPASTTNPMKPSLHSVKSASETTRESFLTSEKLKEKPTNSANPVAVLSPTVFGSTIQMTPSAPKGKLPILPYSRMKNSVFCKSKQNINVMDIPDHSLKSECEKIPFLMKTKAFDKQLGVSFTQVPKQSIGENTFSPSSKEDDVDSLKNLSSATSKRRGRKKRAPEDLLAFQAKRRKCIINKFREGRERAKVDIEAPEDNQAGAVKRYRSIRPKPVVLVQALAPLTPAAIVATPSRGQDSFFNGSLTSKCVSSKHSDAPSAKSSDLSRNARSAVLRVVHRCHVCNHGFRLKHHLKDHMNTHTRRRPYSCRICRKAYMHSGSLSTHMKLHHNEGKSRKLVCCEFCAKVFGHAKVYFGHLREVHRVVISTEPYTSEQQVQDTSKKRDGNIKEAEEAAERGNKCNFEDLFHDPGGVKLQVKCGRCQFIAESFGEMKFHLLCCHGEEIQGRVKEEVLPESRGAKGKLVKHTSHVWKQHNERRHLAQCSAHQEELDNVPKPKRQMFFRHQNNVNVVPKSEPTQSGSSEASKEMQNVGFGTQRKKPEFWSKAGYNCILCKQLFGRKEDLCNHWQSHHNCEDPSTLWTIFTLVSKQGIIELSDNGEY from the exons ATGGTACCAAAAATTTTAACATCTGGAGTGGTTTCTTGCCTTCAGTCATCTTTGCCTGAGCCGATGACACCAATTTCAGCTTCAGGCTCTAAGCCCCTGGTGGTGCCAGCTCAGAACTATGCTGTCATGCAGGTGGCTGCTCACAAGGGCACCTTttccctgctggctgtgccctgtgttGCACCTGCCCTAACTCAGCAAGTTCAGCAGTCAGCTGTGGCCCCCTCTGAAAACCTAAAGCTGCCCATCCCCAGGTACCAATCTGTAAGAAATAAGTTGCTGAGTGACAAAAAACTGACACAAATCTCTGGTTTGAGTGCACGTAACAAGATTCTTACCAAAGCACTGATCTCATCACAGACTTCCCCCATGACTGCTCTACATGAAGACTGTCCTGAAGCTCATTGTAGTTCAGAGTCAGCTGAGCAAGGGATGGTAGCAGACTGTGACTCAGCTGAAATTGGAGTTGCCGCATTAATGAATAAAAGCAATTGTGTGGAGTCTAGATCTCTTTTAATGAACAAAGCTAAAATTGCTAGCAATAATATTTCTGGACCATCTGTAGTTGAAGACTCTCCATCCAAGCCAGCAAGTACAACTAATCCCATGAAACCGAGTCTACATTCTGTGAAGTCAGCATCGGAAACCACAAGAGAGTCATTCCTGACATCTGAGAAACTAAAGGAAAAACCCACAAATTCTGCAAATCCTGTTGCTGTCTTGTCACCAACGGTTTTTGGCAGTACAATTCAGATGACTCCATCAGCAccaaaaggaaaacttcctaTTTTGCCTTACTCCAGAATGAAAAATTCAGTGTTCTGTAAATCTAAGCAGAATATTAATGTTATGGACATACCTGATCATTCACTAAAATCTGAATGTGAAAAGATTCCATTTTTGATGAAAACCAAAGCCTTTGATAAgcaattaggtgtatcatttacACAAGTCCCCAAACAATCCATTGGTGAAAACACCTTCTCTCCCTCCAGCAAAGAGGATGATGTCGACAGTCTTAAAAACTTGAGCAGTGCAACCTCTAAAAGaagaggcaggaaaaaaagagCCCCGGAAGATTTATTGGCTTTTCAGGCCAAACGAAGGAAATGCATCATTAATAAGTTTAGAGAAGGAAGAGAGAGGGCCAAGGTTGATATTGAGGCCCCTGAAGACAACCAAGCAGGAGCAGTGAAACGGTACCGCAGTATCAGACCGAAGCCCGTGGTGCTTGTGCAGGCGCTCGCGCCGCTGACTCCCGCAGCCATCGTGGCGACCCCATCTCGTGGGCAGGACTCCTTTTTCAATGGGTCACTCACCAGTAAATGTGTGAGTTCCAAGCACAGTGATGCTCCGTCAGCCAAATCAAGTGATCTAAGCAGAAATGCACGTTCAGCTGTCCTTAGGGTGGTGCACAGGTGCCATGTTTGTAACCACGGGTTCCGCCTCAAGCACCACCTCAAGGACCACATGAACACGCACACGAGGAGGAGGCCCTACAGCTGCAGGATCTGCAGGAAGGCATATATGCACTCTGGGAGCCTGAGCACCCATATGAAGCTTCATCACAACGAAGGCAAATCCAGAAAGCTGGTGTGCTGTGAATTCTGTGCTAAAGTGTTTGGCCATGCCAAAGTGTACTTTGGGCACCTCAGAGAAGTCCACAGGGTTGTTATCAGCACAGAGCCCTACACTAgtgagcagcaggtgcaagacACTTCAAAGAAGAGAGACGGGAATATAAAAGAGGCAGAAGAAGCTGCAGAGAG GGGAAATAAGTGCAATTTTGAGGACCTGTTCCATGACCCGGGAGGAGTGAAATTACAGGTCAAATGTGGTCGATGCCAGTTTATTGCAGAATCTTTTGGTGAAATGAAGTTTCACTTATTGTGCTGCCATGGAGAAGAGATTCAGGGAAGAGTGAAGGAAGAGGTTTTGCCAGAAAGCAGAGGAGCAAAGGGGAAACTGGTCAAACATACAAGCCACGTGTGGAAACAGCACAATGAGAGAAGACATTTAGCACAGTGCAGTGCCCATCAGGAGGAGCTGGATAATGTTCCAAAACCAAAGAGACAGATGTTCTTCCGCCATCAAAATAATGTCAATGTTGTACCTAAAAGTGAACCAACCCAGTCAGGAAGTAGTGAAGCCTCTAAGGAGATGCAAAATGTGGGGTTTGGCACACAAAGGAAAAAACCAGAATTTTGGTCTAAAGCAGGCTATAACTGCATCTTATGCAAACAGTTATTTGGAAGAAAAGAGGATCTTTGTAATCATTGGCAGAGTCATCATAATTGTGAAGACCCTTCCACTTTATGGACAATTTTTACTTTGGTATCAAAACAAGGAATTATTGAACTTTCTGATAATGGTGAATATTGA
- the ZNF438 gene encoding zinc finger protein 438 isoform X1, which yields MQNPLTVSAGGVFLHANPAEKHCVQQSMLGQQKQETCAGKTVSTDKQKSPSDIIQSFQKKSQFRTIAPKMVPKILTSGVVSCLQSSLPEPMTPISASGSKPLVVPAQNYAVMQVAAHKGTFSLLAVPCVAPALTQQVQQSAVAPSENLKLPIPRYQSVRNKLLSDKKLTQISGLSARNKILTKALISSQTSPMTALHEDCPEAHCSSESAEQGMVADCDSAEIGVAALMNKSNCVESRSLLMNKAKIASNNISGPSVVEDSPSKPASTTNPMKPSLHSVKSASETTRESFLTSEKLKEKPTNSANPVAVLSPTVFGSTIQMTPSAPKGKLPILPYSRMKNSVFCKSKQNINVMDIPDHSLKSECEKIPFLMKTKAFDKQLGVSFTQVPKQSIGENTFSPSSKEDDVDSLKNLSSATSKRRGRKKRAPEDLLAFQAKRRKCIINKFREGRERAKVDIEAPEDNQAGAVKRYRSIRPKPVVLVQALAPLTPAAIVATPSRGQDSFFNGSLTSKCVSSKHSDAPSAKSSDLSRNARSAVLRVVHRCHVCNHGFRLKHHLKDHMNTHTRRRPYSCRICRKAYMHSGSLSTHMKLHHNEGKSRKLVCCEFCAKVFGHAKVYFGHLREVHRVVISTEPYTSEQQVQDTSKKRDGNIKEAEEAAERGNKCNFEDLFHDPGGVKLQVKCGRCQFIAESFGEMKFHLLCCHGEEIQGRVKEEVLPESRGAKGKLVKHTSHVWKQHNERRHLAQCSAHQEELDNVPKPKRQMFFRHQNNVNVVPKSEPTQSGSSEASKEMQNVGFGTQRKKPEFWSKAGYNCILCKQLFGRKEDLCNHWQSHHNCEDPSTLWTIFTLVSKQGIIELSDNGEY from the exons GTGGTGTTTTTTTGCATGCTAATCCTGCAGAGAAACATTGTGTCCAACAAAGTATGCTGGGTCAGCAAAAGCAAGAAACTTGTGCTGGAAAGACAGTATCCACAG ATAAACAGAAATCCCCTTCGGATATAATACAAAGTTTTCAGAAGAAAAGTCAGTTTAGGACCATTGCTCCAAAAATGGTACCAAAAATTTTAACATCTGGAGTGGTTTCTTGCCTTCAGTCATCTTTGCCTGAGCCGATGACACCAATTTCAGCTTCAGGCTCTAAGCCCCTGGTGGTGCCAGCTCAGAACTATGCTGTCATGCAGGTGGCTGCTCACAAGGGCACCTTttccctgctggctgtgccctgtgttGCACCTGCCCTAACTCAGCAAGTTCAGCAGTCAGCTGTGGCCCCCTCTGAAAACCTAAAGCTGCCCATCCCCAGGTACCAATCTGTAAGAAATAAGTTGCTGAGTGACAAAAAACTGACACAAATCTCTGGTTTGAGTGCACGTAACAAGATTCTTACCAAAGCACTGATCTCATCACAGACTTCCCCCATGACTGCTCTACATGAAGACTGTCCTGAAGCTCATTGTAGTTCAGAGTCAGCTGAGCAAGGGATGGTAGCAGACTGTGACTCAGCTGAAATTGGAGTTGCCGCATTAATGAATAAAAGCAATTGTGTGGAGTCTAGATCTCTTTTAATGAACAAAGCTAAAATTGCTAGCAATAATATTTCTGGACCATCTGTAGTTGAAGACTCTCCATCCAAGCCAGCAAGTACAACTAATCCCATGAAACCGAGTCTACATTCTGTGAAGTCAGCATCGGAAACCACAAGAGAGTCATTCCTGACATCTGAGAAACTAAAGGAAAAACCCACAAATTCTGCAAATCCTGTTGCTGTCTTGTCACCAACGGTTTTTGGCAGTACAATTCAGATGACTCCATCAGCAccaaaaggaaaacttcctaTTTTGCCTTACTCCAGAATGAAAAATTCAGTGTTCTGTAAATCTAAGCAGAATATTAATGTTATGGACATACCTGATCATTCACTAAAATCTGAATGTGAAAAGATTCCATTTTTGATGAAAACCAAAGCCTTTGATAAgcaattaggtgtatcatttacACAAGTCCCCAAACAATCCATTGGTGAAAACACCTTCTCTCCCTCCAGCAAAGAGGATGATGTCGACAGTCTTAAAAACTTGAGCAGTGCAACCTCTAAAAGaagaggcaggaaaaaaagagCCCCGGAAGATTTATTGGCTTTTCAGGCCAAACGAAGGAAATGCATCATTAATAAGTTTAGAGAAGGAAGAGAGAGGGCCAAGGTTGATATTGAGGCCCCTGAAGACAACCAAGCAGGAGCAGTGAAACGGTACCGCAGTATCAGACCGAAGCCCGTGGTGCTTGTGCAGGCGCTCGCGCCGCTGACTCCCGCAGCCATCGTGGCGACCCCATCTCGTGGGCAGGACTCCTTTTTCAATGGGTCACTCACCAGTAAATGTGTGAGTTCCAAGCACAGTGATGCTCCGTCAGCCAAATCAAGTGATCTAAGCAGAAATGCACGTTCAGCTGTCCTTAGGGTGGTGCACAGGTGCCATGTTTGTAACCACGGGTTCCGCCTCAAGCACCACCTCAAGGACCACATGAACACGCACACGAGGAGGAGGCCCTACAGCTGCAGGATCTGCAGGAAGGCATATATGCACTCTGGGAGCCTGAGCACCCATATGAAGCTTCATCACAACGAAGGCAAATCCAGAAAGCTGGTGTGCTGTGAATTCTGTGCTAAAGTGTTTGGCCATGCCAAAGTGTACTTTGGGCACCTCAGAGAAGTCCACAGGGTTGTTATCAGCACAGAGCCCTACACTAgtgagcagcaggtgcaagacACTTCAAAGAAGAGAGACGGGAATATAAAAGAGGCAGAAGAAGCTGCAGAGAG GGGAAATAAGTGCAATTTTGAGGACCTGTTCCATGACCCGGGAGGAGTGAAATTACAGGTCAAATGTGGTCGATGCCAGTTTATTGCAGAATCTTTTGGTGAAATGAAGTTTCACTTATTGTGCTGCCATGGAGAAGAGATTCAGGGAAGAGTGAAGGAAGAGGTTTTGCCAGAAAGCAGAGGAGCAAAGGGGAAACTGGTCAAACATACAAGCCACGTGTGGAAACAGCACAATGAGAGAAGACATTTAGCACAGTGCAGTGCCCATCAGGAGGAGCTGGATAATGTTCCAAAACCAAAGAGACAGATGTTCTTCCGCCATCAAAATAATGTCAATGTTGTACCTAAAAGTGAACCAACCCAGTCAGGAAGTAGTGAAGCCTCTAAGGAGATGCAAAATGTGGGGTTTGGCACACAAAGGAAAAAACCAGAATTTTGGTCTAAAGCAGGCTATAACTGCATCTTATGCAAACAGTTATTTGGAAGAAAAGAGGATCTTTGTAATCATTGGCAGAGTCATCATAATTGTGAAGACCCTTCCACTTTATGGACAATTTTTACTTTGGTATCAAAACAAGGAATTATTGAACTTTCTGATAATGGTGAATATTGA
- the ZNF438 gene encoding zinc finger protein 438 isoform X2 translates to MQNPLTVSADKQKSPSDIIQSFQKKSQFRTIAPKMVPKILTSGVVSCLQSSLPEPMTPISASGSKPLVVPAQNYAVMQVAAHKGTFSLLAVPCVAPALTQQVQQSAVAPSENLKLPIPRYQSVRNKLLSDKKLTQISGLSARNKILTKALISSQTSPMTALHEDCPEAHCSSESAEQGMVADCDSAEIGVAALMNKSNCVESRSLLMNKAKIASNNISGPSVVEDSPSKPASTTNPMKPSLHSVKSASETTRESFLTSEKLKEKPTNSANPVAVLSPTVFGSTIQMTPSAPKGKLPILPYSRMKNSVFCKSKQNINVMDIPDHSLKSECEKIPFLMKTKAFDKQLGVSFTQVPKQSIGENTFSPSSKEDDVDSLKNLSSATSKRRGRKKRAPEDLLAFQAKRRKCIINKFREGRERAKVDIEAPEDNQAGAVKRYRSIRPKPVVLVQALAPLTPAAIVATPSRGQDSFFNGSLTSKCVSSKHSDAPSAKSSDLSRNARSAVLRVVHRCHVCNHGFRLKHHLKDHMNTHTRRRPYSCRICRKAYMHSGSLSTHMKLHHNEGKSRKLVCCEFCAKVFGHAKVYFGHLREVHRVVISTEPYTSEQQVQDTSKKRDGNIKEAEEAAERGNKCNFEDLFHDPGGVKLQVKCGRCQFIAESFGEMKFHLLCCHGEEIQGRVKEEVLPESRGAKGKLVKHTSHVWKQHNERRHLAQCSAHQEELDNVPKPKRQMFFRHQNNVNVVPKSEPTQSGSSEASKEMQNVGFGTQRKKPEFWSKAGYNCILCKQLFGRKEDLCNHWQSHHNCEDPSTLWTIFTLVSKQGIIELSDNGEY, encoded by the exons ATAAACAGAAATCCCCTTCGGATATAATACAAAGTTTTCAGAAGAAAAGTCAGTTTAGGACCATTGCTCCAAAAATGGTACCAAAAATTTTAACATCTGGAGTGGTTTCTTGCCTTCAGTCATCTTTGCCTGAGCCGATGACACCAATTTCAGCTTCAGGCTCTAAGCCCCTGGTGGTGCCAGCTCAGAACTATGCTGTCATGCAGGTGGCTGCTCACAAGGGCACCTTttccctgctggctgtgccctgtgttGCACCTGCCCTAACTCAGCAAGTTCAGCAGTCAGCTGTGGCCCCCTCTGAAAACCTAAAGCTGCCCATCCCCAGGTACCAATCTGTAAGAAATAAGTTGCTGAGTGACAAAAAACTGACACAAATCTCTGGTTTGAGTGCACGTAACAAGATTCTTACCAAAGCACTGATCTCATCACAGACTTCCCCCATGACTGCTCTACATGAAGACTGTCCTGAAGCTCATTGTAGTTCAGAGTCAGCTGAGCAAGGGATGGTAGCAGACTGTGACTCAGCTGAAATTGGAGTTGCCGCATTAATGAATAAAAGCAATTGTGTGGAGTCTAGATCTCTTTTAATGAACAAAGCTAAAATTGCTAGCAATAATATTTCTGGACCATCTGTAGTTGAAGACTCTCCATCCAAGCCAGCAAGTACAACTAATCCCATGAAACCGAGTCTACATTCTGTGAAGTCAGCATCGGAAACCACAAGAGAGTCATTCCTGACATCTGAGAAACTAAAGGAAAAACCCACAAATTCTGCAAATCCTGTTGCTGTCTTGTCACCAACGGTTTTTGGCAGTACAATTCAGATGACTCCATCAGCAccaaaaggaaaacttcctaTTTTGCCTTACTCCAGAATGAAAAATTCAGTGTTCTGTAAATCTAAGCAGAATATTAATGTTATGGACATACCTGATCATTCACTAAAATCTGAATGTGAAAAGATTCCATTTTTGATGAAAACCAAAGCCTTTGATAAgcaattaggtgtatcatttacACAAGTCCCCAAACAATCCATTGGTGAAAACACCTTCTCTCCCTCCAGCAAAGAGGATGATGTCGACAGTCTTAAAAACTTGAGCAGTGCAACCTCTAAAAGaagaggcaggaaaaaaagagCCCCGGAAGATTTATTGGCTTTTCAGGCCAAACGAAGGAAATGCATCATTAATAAGTTTAGAGAAGGAAGAGAGAGGGCCAAGGTTGATATTGAGGCCCCTGAAGACAACCAAGCAGGAGCAGTGAAACGGTACCGCAGTATCAGACCGAAGCCCGTGGTGCTTGTGCAGGCGCTCGCGCCGCTGACTCCCGCAGCCATCGTGGCGACCCCATCTCGTGGGCAGGACTCCTTTTTCAATGGGTCACTCACCAGTAAATGTGTGAGTTCCAAGCACAGTGATGCTCCGTCAGCCAAATCAAGTGATCTAAGCAGAAATGCACGTTCAGCTGTCCTTAGGGTGGTGCACAGGTGCCATGTTTGTAACCACGGGTTCCGCCTCAAGCACCACCTCAAGGACCACATGAACACGCACACGAGGAGGAGGCCCTACAGCTGCAGGATCTGCAGGAAGGCATATATGCACTCTGGGAGCCTGAGCACCCATATGAAGCTTCATCACAACGAAGGCAAATCCAGAAAGCTGGTGTGCTGTGAATTCTGTGCTAAAGTGTTTGGCCATGCCAAAGTGTACTTTGGGCACCTCAGAGAAGTCCACAGGGTTGTTATCAGCACAGAGCCCTACACTAgtgagcagcaggtgcaagacACTTCAAAGAAGAGAGACGGGAATATAAAAGAGGCAGAAGAAGCTGCAGAGAG GGGAAATAAGTGCAATTTTGAGGACCTGTTCCATGACCCGGGAGGAGTGAAATTACAGGTCAAATGTGGTCGATGCCAGTTTATTGCAGAATCTTTTGGTGAAATGAAGTTTCACTTATTGTGCTGCCATGGAGAAGAGATTCAGGGAAGAGTGAAGGAAGAGGTTTTGCCAGAAAGCAGAGGAGCAAAGGGGAAACTGGTCAAACATACAAGCCACGTGTGGAAACAGCACAATGAGAGAAGACATTTAGCACAGTGCAGTGCCCATCAGGAGGAGCTGGATAATGTTCCAAAACCAAAGAGACAGATGTTCTTCCGCCATCAAAATAATGTCAATGTTGTACCTAAAAGTGAACCAACCCAGTCAGGAAGTAGTGAAGCCTCTAAGGAGATGCAAAATGTGGGGTTTGGCACACAAAGGAAAAAACCAGAATTTTGGTCTAAAGCAGGCTATAACTGCATCTTATGCAAACAGTTATTTGGAAGAAAAGAGGATCTTTGTAATCATTGGCAGAGTCATCATAATTGTGAAGACCCTTCCACTTTATGGACAATTTTTACTTTGGTATCAAAACAAGGAATTATTGAACTTTCTGATAATGGTGAATATTGA